Proteins from a single region of Chromobacterium sp. ATCC 53434:
- a CDS encoding LPS-assembly protein LptD encodes MPRQKLNPLALAVAAAFALNAHNARADDEAPIALPTPPKQEGQTVVTADNLDGEIGVIVHAKGNAVATRDDQKVEADWLDYYQAKNRVKAGDRFRMTRDGDTIDGTTLDYDIGAYSGTGMDPVFSMKRQDATPKGAKPVTMRGDGSQLDFQGQNQYRVYGSRMTTCDPGDDAWYLHSSSTDLDYNSGVGVAHNAWMQFYGVPILYTPWLDFPLNGNRKSGFLAPTFKTGTAGTEFAIPYYWNIAPNYDATITPHFNDKHGNMLAGEFRYLQPDYRGTIYTEQLPNDKVTNTSRYAWSATHSQNLGHGLSFGLNYNQVSDKTYFTDFGDQVAVASNVNLDRSAWVNYNMDWTGGGANAMLRVQHYQNLTLNPQPTDIPYARMPQLTLNASQKLPSNFSASLITDLTRFDHPSLQTGDRFVAYPSLTWNFDRSWGFIRPKIGVNFTEYNLNAYQGQPQGTITRTLPIFSTDAGLYFDRDTQFMGRDHLMTLEPRLFYVNIPNKDQSKLPNFDTSVNDFNFAQLFTENRFSGYDRINGANEITTALTSRFIDQSNGLERLRISIGKRYYFSQQDIVLAGTPAQVTNTGNDWMLSAGGDLSRSVRLDSNYEYNPTIQATQRYDVRLRYNPEPGKIASFRYRYGVYELQDDSNLPNYGGYGPLRQVDVAAQWPIARRWYAIGRYNYSLISRKPIDQLAGFEYNDGCWSARFYSQRYVTDLTTTRNAIFFQLELKGLGALGSNALQDTLRLAIPGYTKTNEQ; translated from the coding sequence ATGCCTAGACAAAAACTGAACCCGCTGGCGCTGGCCGTCGCCGCCGCCTTCGCCCTGAACGCCCATAACGCCCGCGCCGACGACGAGGCGCCGATCGCCCTGCCCACGCCGCCGAAGCAAGAAGGCCAGACCGTGGTCACCGCCGATAATCTCGACGGCGAAATAGGGGTGATCGTGCATGCCAAGGGCAATGCCGTGGCGACCCGCGACGACCAGAAAGTGGAAGCGGACTGGCTGGATTACTACCAGGCGAAAAACCGCGTCAAGGCCGGCGACCGCTTCCGCATGACCCGCGACGGCGACACGATAGACGGCACCACGCTCGATTACGACATCGGCGCCTACAGCGGCACCGGCATGGATCCGGTGTTCTCGATGAAGCGGCAGGACGCGACGCCGAAGGGCGCCAAGCCGGTGACGATGCGCGGCGACGGCAGCCAACTGGACTTCCAGGGCCAGAATCAGTACCGCGTTTACGGCAGCCGGATGACCACCTGCGATCCCGGCGACGATGCCTGGTATCTGCATTCGTCCAGCACCGACCTCGACTACAACAGCGGCGTCGGCGTCGCGCACAACGCCTGGATGCAGTTCTACGGCGTGCCCATCCTGTACACGCCGTGGCTGGATTTCCCGCTGAACGGCAACCGCAAGTCCGGCTTCCTCGCGCCGACGTTCAAGACCGGCACCGCCGGCACCGAGTTTGCGATCCCGTATTACTGGAATATCGCGCCGAACTACGACGCCACCATCACGCCGCACTTCAACGACAAGCACGGCAATATGCTGGCCGGCGAGTTCCGCTACCTGCAGCCCGACTACCGCGGCACCATCTATACCGAGCAGCTGCCGAACGACAAGGTGACCAACACTTCGCGCTATGCCTGGAGCGCGACGCACAGCCAGAATCTCGGCCACGGCCTGTCCTTCGGCCTGAACTACAACCAGGTCTCGGACAAGACCTATTTCACCGACTTCGGCGACCAGGTGGCGGTCGCCTCCAACGTCAACCTCGACCGCTCGGCCTGGGTCAACTACAACATGGACTGGACCGGCGGCGGCGCCAACGCGATGCTGCGCGTCCAGCACTATCAGAATCTGACGCTGAATCCGCAGCCGACCGACATCCCGTACGCGCGGATGCCGCAGCTGACGCTGAACGCCAGCCAGAAACTGCCGTCGAACTTCTCCGCCAGCCTGATCACCGATCTGACCCGTTTCGACCACCCCAGCCTGCAGACCGGCGACCGTTTCGTCGCCTACCCCAGTCTGACCTGGAACTTCGATCGCAGCTGGGGCTTCATCCGCCCGAAGATCGGCGTCAACTTCACCGAATACAATCTGAACGCCTACCAGGGCCAGCCTCAGGGCACGATCACCCGCACGCTGCCGATATTCAGCACCGACGCCGGGCTGTATTTCGACCGCGACACGCAGTTCATGGGCCGCGACCATCTGATGACGCTGGAACCGCGGCTGTTCTACGTCAACATCCCCAACAAGGATCAGAGCAAGCTTCCCAATTTCGACACCTCGGTCAACGACTTCAACTTCGCCCAGCTGTTCACCGAGAACCGCTTCTCCGGCTACGACCGCATCAACGGCGCCAACGAGATCACCACCGCGCTGACCAGCCGCTTCATCGACCAGAGCAACGGCCTGGAGCGGCTGCGCATCTCTATCGGCAAGCGCTACTACTTCAGCCAGCAGGACATCGTACTGGCCGGCACGCCCGCCCAGGTGACCAATACCGGCAACGACTGGATGCTGTCCGCCGGCGGCGACCTGAGCCGCTCGGTGCGGCTGGACAGCAACTACGAATACAACCCGACGATACAGGCGACGCAGCGCTATGACGTCCGGCTGCGCTACAACCCGGAGCCGGGCAAGATCGCCAGCTTCCGCTACCGCTACGGCGTCTACGAGCTGCAGGACGACAGCAACCTGCCCAACTATGGCGGTTACGGTCCGCTGCGCCAGGTCGACGTGGCCGCGCAATGGCCGATCGCCCGCCGCTGGTACGCCATCGGCCGCTACAATTACTCGCTGATCAGCCGCAAGCCTATTGATCAACTGGCCGGCTTTGAGTACAACGATGGCTGCTGGTCGGCGCGCTTCTATAGCCAGCGCTATGTCACCGACCTGACCACGACCCGGAACGCGATATTCTTCCAGCTGGAACTGAAGGGGCTGGGAGCCCTGGGCAGCAACGCTCTGCAAGACACGTTGCGCCTGGCCATTCCCGGCTACACCAAGACTAATGAGCAATAA
- a CDS encoding peptidylprolyl isomerase, whose amino-acid sequence MKKTLLVLLIAGAMQAALAAPVSPVPVREVDRIVAVVNKNVITWQELQARVDEAIKQLQAQKVTPPSRDVLARQVLEQMITEEVQLQYATSGGLKIDDAAVDQAIANLAKQNKLSSDGLKAQLAKDGITMSQLRADIRRELTISRLRDSEVASRVSVSDSEVDQVLKSAQSANRTEYHLASILISVPERADAKQIDALSQKVHKALSDLDAGQPFAKVSATYSDAPNALKGGDMDWRSATSLPVEFVQMLEQLKTGAHTDVVRTQQGFFIFQLQDKRAGGAPMMVEQYHVRHILIRTNEAVSEADARARIDQVRDRIMRGAKFADMAKLYSEDGSNAKGGDLGWVNLGDLVPEFEKAMVALPVDQLSQPVRSPFGWHLILVEGRRNQDVSSDHEKMAIKQQIRSRKMEQAYADWVRQLRDSAFVEEHLDDK is encoded by the coding sequence ATGAAAAAGACCCTGCTTGTCCTGTTGATTGCCGGCGCCATGCAAGCGGCGCTGGCAGCTCCCGTCTCCCCGGTCCCGGTGCGCGAAGTCGATCGCATCGTCGCCGTGGTCAACAAGAACGTGATCACCTGGCAGGAGTTGCAAGCCCGGGTGGATGAGGCGATCAAGCAACTGCAGGCGCAGAAGGTGACGCCGCCGTCCCGCGACGTGCTGGCGCGCCAGGTGCTTGAGCAGATGATCACCGAAGAGGTGCAGCTGCAGTACGCCACCAGCGGCGGCCTGAAGATAGACGACGCCGCCGTCGACCAGGCGATCGCCAACCTGGCCAAGCAGAACAAGCTGAGCAGCGACGGCCTGAAGGCCCAGCTGGCCAAGGACGGCATCACGATGAGCCAGCTGCGCGCCGACATCCGCCGCGAACTGACGATTTCGCGGCTGCGCGACAGCGAAGTCGCCTCGCGGGTATCGGTCAGCGACAGCGAGGTGGACCAGGTGCTGAAGAGCGCCCAGAGCGCCAACCGCACCGAATACCACCTGGCCAGCATCCTGATCAGCGTGCCCGAACGCGCCGACGCCAAGCAGATCGACGCGCTGTCGCAGAAGGTGCACAAGGCGCTGAGCGACCTCGACGCCGGCCAGCCGTTCGCCAAGGTGTCCGCCACCTACTCCGACGCGCCGAACGCGCTGAAGGGCGGCGACATGGACTGGCGCAGCGCCACCTCGCTGCCGGTGGAGTTCGTCCAGATGCTGGAACAGCTGAAAACCGGCGCGCATACCGATGTGGTCCGCACCCAGCAGGGCTTCTTCATCTTCCAGCTGCAGGACAAGCGCGCCGGCGGCGCGCCGATGATGGTGGAGCAATACCATGTCCGCCATATCCTGATCCGCACCAACGAGGCGGTGTCCGAAGCCGACGCCCGCGCCCGCATCGACCAGGTCCGCGACCGCATCATGCGCGGCGCCAAGTTCGCCGACATGGCCAAGCTGTATTCGGAGGACGGCAGCAACGCCAAGGGCGGCGACCTCGGCTGGGTCAATCTCGGCGATCTGGTGCCGGAATTCGAGAAGGCGATGGTGGCCCTGCCGGTCGACCAGCTGTCGCAGCCGGTGCGCAGCCCGTTCGGCTGGCACTTGATCCTGGTCGAGGGCCGTCGCAATCAGGACGTCTCCAGCGATCACGAGAAGATGGCGATCAAGCAGCAGATCCGTTCCCGCAAGATGGAACAGGCCTACGCCGACTGGGTGCGCCAGCTGCGCGACTCGGCCTTCGTCGAAGAGCATCTGGACGACAAGTGA
- the pdxA gene encoding 4-hydroxythreonine-4-phosphate dehydrogenase PdxA produces the protein MTDRPVLAVTAGEPAGIGPDLALRLPELAPEARCVVVADRGLLAGRAAALGLDVGLTDYRAGRPAPAGALEVLHVPLAAAAEAGRLNPANGRYVLATLDAAIDGCVSGEFAAMVTAPVHKGVINDAGVPFTGHTEYLAERTGTKKVVMMLAGGGMRVALATTHLPLREVADAVTAPLLFETIRILHADLVGKFGIAAPRILVAGLNPHAGESGHMGREEIDVIEPALEALRAEGIRLIGPLPADTLFNPDKLAAADAVLAMYHDQGLPVLKHASFGAGINITLGLPIVRTSVDHGTALDLAGTGRADPGSLIEAVRLAAQLAGR, from the coding sequence ATGACGGACAGGCCCGTTCTGGCGGTCACCGCCGGCGAACCGGCCGGCATCGGCCCGGACCTGGCGCTGCGGCTGCCCGAGCTGGCGCCGGAAGCCCGCTGCGTCGTCGTCGCCGACCGCGGCCTCTTGGCCGGCCGCGCCGCGGCGCTCGGACTGGATGTCGGGCTGACCGACTACCGCGCGGGCCGGCCGGCGCCGGCCGGCGCGCTGGAGGTGCTGCACGTGCCGCTGGCCGCGGCGGCCGAGGCCGGCAGACTGAATCCTGCCAACGGCCGCTATGTGCTCGCCACGCTGGACGCGGCGATAGACGGCTGCGTATCCGGCGAATTCGCCGCGATGGTGACGGCGCCGGTGCACAAGGGCGTGATCAACGACGCCGGCGTGCCGTTCACCGGCCATACCGAATACCTGGCCGAACGCACCGGGACCAAGAAGGTCGTGATGATGCTGGCCGGCGGCGGCATGCGCGTCGCGCTCGCCACCACCCATCTGCCCTTGCGCGAGGTCGCCGACGCCGTCACCGCGCCGCTGCTGTTCGAAACCATCCGCATCCTGCACGCCGATCTGGTCGGCAAGTTCGGCATCGCCGCGCCGCGCATCCTGGTGGCCGGCCTCAATCCGCACGCCGGCGAAAGCGGCCACATGGGACGCGAGGAGATAGACGTCATCGAGCCGGCGCTGGAAGCGCTGCGCGCCGAAGGCATCCGCCTGATCGGCCCGCTGCCGGCCGACACGCTGTTCAACCCGGACAAGCTGGCCGCCGCCGACGCGGTGCTGGCGATGTACCACGACCAGGGCCTGCCTGTGCTGAAGCACGCCAGCTTCGGCGCCGGCATCAATATCACGCTGGGCCTGCCCATCGTCCGCACCTCGGTCGATCACGGCACCGCGCTGGATCTGGCCGGCACCGGCCGCGCCGATCCGGGCAGCCTGATCGAGGCGGTGCGGCTGGCCGCGCAACTGGCCGGCCGCTAA
- a CDS encoding DUF3683 domain-containing protein, producing MTAITSEQRLREIPYNYTSYSDREIIIRLLGEPMWQLLDALRGERKTGRSARMLFEVLGDIWVVDRNPYLVDDLLDNPKRLSALVEAMRHRLHEVEKRRHGNGRVEEMIAAAHAAVDAFARQFDETRELRARVLKKLTRLTRRDNIQFDGLSRVAHVTDATDWRVEYPFVVLSPDSEAEMAPLVRACIELELTIIPRGGGTGYTGGAVPLDRMSAVINTEKLDRHLGVEHIELPGLSGRRATIYCGAGVVTARVSEAASAASLVFAVDPTSAEASCIGGNIAMNAGGKKAVLWGTTLDNLASWKMVDPDGRWLFVERIGHNYGKIHDVDVARFRVSRLADDGKTVEESRELNIPGSAFRKVGLGKDVTDKFLAGLPGVQKEGCDGIITSARFVLHRMPGHTRTVCLEFFGTVAEATPAIVEITDLFKPGGACLAAGVQLAGLEHLDWRYVRAVGYATKAKSRGRPKMVLIADIVSDDENAAAEAASQVVRIANARHGEGFIAVTPEARKTFWLDRSRTAAIAKHTNAFKINEDVVIPLPRLGDYSDGIERINIELSIANKIELLDTLTEYFHGRLPVDKMDTNLPSEELIGDRRAAALSLLAVHRDRWQWLLDHMDAPFHEYAARWPDAPREGAAARPDTVFHALRDFTLRVSWKREVLAELEQLFSGNAAVGIRAAIGELQKHVLRGRVFVALHMHAGDGNVHTNLPVNSDNYRMLQTAHHAVERIMALARALGGVISGEHGIGITKLEFLNDDEIAPFRSYKQQVDPNGHFNRGKLLPGADLSQAYTPSFSLLGAESLILEQSDIGQINDSIKDCLRCGKCKPVCSTHVPRANLLYSPRNKILGVGLLTEAFLYEEQTRRGVSLKHFEELSDVADHCTVCHRCVKPCPVKIDFGDVSVAMRNFLRKAGKKKFNPGTALGMAFLTAKDPATIKTIRAGLVGVGYQAQRLGNSVGKRLGLLAGQKKQPPATVGPAPVKQQVIHFINRPMPGGLPKKTARALLDVEDPHIVPVIRNPQAAEDAEAVFYFPGCGSERLFSQVGLATQAMLWHVGAQTVLPPGYLCCGYPQTSAGYQDKGDAITTENRVLFHRVANTLNYLDIKTVVVSCGTCFDQLAHYRFEDIFPGCRVIDIHEYLMEKGVKLDGIQGQQYLYHDPCHTPMKTHQPLKVVNELMGGGVPLTDRCCGEAGTFAASRPDIATQVRARKEEEIHNNLQALTGGAAPAKPVKILTSCPSCLQGLSRYSPDTGTEADYIVVEIARHLLGENWLPDYVARARNGGIERVLL from the coding sequence ATGACAGCCATCACCAGCGAACAACGCCTGCGGGAGATCCCGTACAACTACACCTCGTACTCCGATCGCGAAATCATCATCCGCCTGCTCGGCGAACCGATGTGGCAGTTGCTGGACGCCTTGCGCGGCGAGCGCAAGACCGGCCGCTCCGCGCGCATGCTGTTCGAGGTGTTGGGCGACATCTGGGTGGTGGACCGCAACCCCTATCTGGTCGACGACCTGCTGGACAATCCGAAGCGCCTGTCGGCGCTGGTGGAGGCGATGCGCCACCGTCTCCACGAGGTGGAAAAGCGCCGCCACGGCAACGGCCGCGTCGAAGAGATGATCGCCGCCGCGCACGCGGCCGTCGACGCCTTCGCCCGCCAGTTCGACGAGACCCGCGAATTGCGCGCCCGCGTGCTGAAGAAGCTGACCCGGCTGACCCGCCGCGACAATATCCAGTTCGACGGCCTGTCCCGCGTCGCCCACGTCACCGACGCCACCGACTGGCGCGTCGAATATCCGTTCGTGGTGCTGAGTCCGGACAGCGAGGCCGAGATGGCGCCGCTGGTGCGCGCCTGCATCGAGCTGGAGCTGACCATCATCCCGCGCGGCGGCGGCACCGGCTACACCGGCGGCGCGGTGCCGCTGGACCGGATGAGCGCGGTGATCAACACCGAGAAGCTGGACCGCCACCTCGGCGTGGAGCACATCGAACTGCCGGGGCTCTCCGGCCGGCGCGCCACCATCTACTGCGGCGCCGGCGTGGTCACCGCCCGGGTGTCCGAGGCCGCGTCGGCCGCCAGCCTGGTGTTCGCGGTGGACCCGACCTCGGCCGAGGCCTCCTGTATCGGCGGCAATATCGCGATGAACGCCGGCGGCAAAAAAGCGGTGCTGTGGGGCACCACGCTGGACAACCTGGCCAGCTGGAAGATGGTGGATCCGGACGGCCGCTGGCTGTTCGTTGAACGGATAGGCCACAACTACGGCAAGATCCACGACGTCGACGTCGCCCGCTTCCGCGTGTCGCGGCTGGCCGACGACGGCAAGACCGTCGAGGAGAGCCGCGAACTGAACATCCCCGGCAGCGCCTTCCGCAAGGTGGGCCTGGGCAAGGACGTCACCGACAAATTCCTGGCCGGCCTGCCCGGCGTGCAGAAGGAAGGCTGCGACGGCATCATCACCAGCGCCCGCTTCGTGCTGCACCGGATGCCGGGCCACACCCGCACCGTGTGTCTGGAATTCTTCGGCACCGTAGCCGAGGCGACGCCGGCCATCGTCGAGATCACCGACCTGTTCAAGCCGGGCGGCGCCTGCCTGGCCGCCGGCGTGCAGCTGGCCGGCCTGGAGCACCTGGACTGGCGCTATGTGCGCGCGGTCGGCTACGCCACCAAGGCCAAGAGCCGCGGCCGGCCGAAAATGGTGCTGATCGCCGACATCGTCTCCGACGATGAGAATGCCGCCGCCGAGGCCGCCAGCCAGGTGGTCCGCATCGCCAACGCCCGCCACGGCGAGGGCTTCATCGCGGTGACGCCGGAGGCGCGCAAGACCTTCTGGCTGGACCGCAGCCGCACCGCCGCCATCGCCAAGCACACCAACGCGTTCAAGATCAACGAGGACGTGGTGATCCCGCTACCGCGCCTCGGCGACTACAGCGACGGCATCGAACGCATCAATATCGAGTTATCCATCGCCAACAAGATAGAACTGCTGGACACGCTGACCGAGTACTTCCACGGCCGGCTGCCGGTGGACAAGATGGACACCAACCTGCCGTCGGAAGAGCTGATAGGCGACCGCCGCGCCGCCGCGCTGTCGCTGCTGGCCGTCCATCGCGACCGCTGGCAGTGGCTGCTCGACCACATGGACGCGCCATTCCACGAATACGCCGCCCGCTGGCCGGACGCGCCGCGGGAAGGCGCCGCCGCGCGGCCGGACACCGTGTTCCACGCGCTGCGCGACTTCACGCTGCGCGTCAGCTGGAAACGCGAGGTGCTGGCCGAGCTGGAACAGCTGTTCTCCGGCAACGCCGCCGTCGGCATCCGCGCCGCCATCGGCGAGCTGCAGAAACACGTGCTGCGCGGCCGGGTCTTCGTCGCGCTGCACATGCACGCCGGCGACGGCAACGTGCACACCAATCTGCCGGTCAACTCCGACAACTACCGGATGCTGCAGACCGCCCACCACGCGGTCGAGCGCATCATGGCGCTGGCGCGCGCGCTCGGCGGCGTGATCTCCGGCGAGCACGGCATAGGCATCACCAAGCTGGAATTCCTCAACGACGACGAGATCGCCCCGTTCCGCAGCTACAAGCAGCAAGTGGACCCGAACGGCCACTTCAACCGCGGCAAGCTGCTACCGGGCGCCGACCTCAGCCAGGCCTACACGCCGTCGTTCTCGCTGTTGGGCGCCGAATCGCTGATCCTGGAACAGTCCGACATCGGCCAGATCAACGACTCGATCAAGGACTGCCTGCGCTGCGGCAAGTGCAAGCCGGTGTGCTCGACCCACGTGCCGCGCGCCAACCTGCTTTATTCCCCGCGCAACAAGATCCTCGGCGTCGGCCTGTTGACCGAGGCCTTCCTGTACGAGGAGCAGACCCGGCGCGGCGTCAGCCTGAAGCACTTCGAGGAGCTGTCCGACGTCGCCGACCACTGCACGGTCTGCCACCGCTGCGTCAAACCCTGCCCGGTGAAGATAGACTTCGGCGACGTGTCGGTGGCGATGCGCAACTTCCTCAGGAAGGCCGGCAAGAAGAAATTCAACCCCGGCACCGCGCTGGGCATGGCCTTCCTGACCGCCAAGGATCCGGCGACGATCAAGACCATACGCGCCGGCCTGGTCGGCGTCGGCTACCAGGCGCAGCGGCTCGGCAACAGCGTCGGCAAGCGGCTCGGCCTGCTCGCCGGCCAGAAGAAACAGCCGCCGGCCACCGTCGGCCCAGCGCCGGTCAAACAGCAGGTGATCCACTTCATCAACCGGCCGATGCCGGGCGGCCTGCCGAAAAAAACCGCGCGCGCGCTGTTGGACGTCGAGGATCCGCACATCGTGCCGGTGATCCGCAATCCGCAGGCGGCCGAGGACGCCGAGGCGGTGTTCTACTTCCCCGGCTGCGGTTCGGAACGGCTGTTCAGCCAGGTCGGCCTCGCCACCCAGGCGATGCTGTGGCATGTCGGCGCGCAGACGGTGCTGCCGCCCGGCTATCTGTGCTGCGGCTACCCGCAGACCAGCGCCGGCTACCAGGACAAGGGCGACGCGATCACCACCGAGAACCGCGTGCTGTTCCACCGCGTCGCCAACACGCTGAACTATCTGGACATCAAGACCGTGGTGGTCAGCTGCGGCACCTGCTTCGACCAGCTGGCGCACTACCGCTTCGAGGACATCTTCCCCGGCTGCCGCGTCATCGACATCCACGAATACCTGATGGAAAAAGGCGTCAAGCTGGACGGCATCCAGGGCCAGCAGTATCTCTATCACGACCCCTGCCACACGCCGATGAAGACCCACCAGCCGCTGAAGGTGGTCAACGAACTGATGGGCGGCGGCGTGCCGCTGACCGACCGCTGCTGCGGCGAGGCCGGCACCTTCGCCGCCAGCCGGCCGGACATCGCCACCCAGGTGCGCGCGCGCAAAGAGGAAGAGATCCACAACAATCTGCAAGCGCTGACCGGCGGCGCGGCGCCGGCCAAGCCGGTGAAGATCCTGACCTCCTGCCCGTCCTGCCTGCAGGGCCTGTCGCGCTACAGTCCGGACACCGGCACCGAGGCCGACTACATCGTCGTCGAGATCGCCCGCCACCTGCTGGGCGAAAACTGGCTGCCGGACTATGTGGCCCGCGCCCGCAACGGCGGCATCGAAAGAGTGCTGTTGTAA
- a CDS encoding diguanylate cyclase, with protein MSAPFAPYRLVVIVTLLLLGGILLNAALYYRQTSDDISRSLVEQDLPLSGDTIMSEIDQGILRPLSVAELMARDVFLLDWLQQGETDASHASRYLAAIDGHYGISGSFLVSERTHRYYYARGVLKTVSANDPSDSWYFRSSKMREPREINIDWDMTNGGKATIFINQRMVDAQGKLLGVIGVGLELDRLRARLAEYERRLQRRIYFIDRDGRIMLDSAPRPQRRLQDLPGLAGLADAILAGGEQPRRLEYRLNDNRYLLSSRLVPELGWRLLVEQNESGPLERLHHRLLVNLVINSAILLLVVLAVLATLHRHQRRLRQLATTDQLTGCLNRLAFLELLPGWLRHCQRIGAQPQLQILDIDHFKQVNDQHGHQVGDQLLREITELLRSQLRGNDLLIRWGGEEFVVLSAGHGDDDALAERLRLAVSRHAMDAAAGPIHVTISIGLCQWREPETLESAVSRADKALYAAKQGGRNRVCRAEPVNGADIEDSAAT; from the coding sequence GTGTCCGCACCATTCGCGCCTTACCGCCTGGTCGTCATCGTCACGCTGCTGCTTCTGGGCGGCATCCTGCTGAACGCCGCGCTGTACTACCGCCAGACCAGCGACGACATCAGCCGCAGCCTGGTGGAGCAGGACCTGCCGCTGTCCGGCGACACCATCATGTCGGAGATAGACCAGGGCATACTGCGGCCGCTGTCGGTCGCCGAGCTGATGGCCCGCGACGTCTTTCTGCTCGACTGGCTGCAGCAGGGAGAGACAGACGCCAGCCACGCCAGCCGCTACCTCGCCGCCATCGACGGCCACTACGGCATCAGCGGCAGCTTTCTGGTGTCGGAGCGCACCCATCGCTACTACTACGCGCGCGGCGTGCTGAAGACCGTCTCCGCCAACGATCCGTCCGACAGCTGGTATTTCCGCAGCAGCAAGATGCGCGAGCCGCGCGAGATCAATATCGACTGGGACATGACCAATGGCGGCAAGGCCACCATCTTCATCAACCAGCGCATGGTCGACGCGCAGGGCAAGCTGCTCGGCGTCATCGGCGTCGGCCTGGAGCTGGACAGGCTGCGCGCGCGGCTGGCCGAATACGAGCGGCGCCTGCAACGCCGGATCTACTTCATAGACCGGGACGGCCGCATCATGCTGGACAGCGCGCCGCGGCCGCAGCGGCGGCTACAGGACCTGCCGGGCCTGGCCGGTCTGGCCGACGCCATCCTGGCCGGCGGCGAGCAGCCGCGACGGCTGGAATATCGGCTGAACGACAACCGCTACCTGCTGAGCAGCCGGCTGGTGCCGGAATTGGGCTGGCGCCTGCTGGTGGAGCAGAACGAGTCCGGTCCGCTGGAGCGGCTGCACCACCGGCTGCTGGTCAATCTGGTGATCAATTCCGCCATCCTGCTGCTGGTGGTGCTGGCGGTGCTGGCGACCTTGCACCGCCATCAGCGGCGGCTGCGCCAGCTGGCCACCACCGACCAGCTGACCGGCTGCCTGAACCGGCTGGCCTTCCTGGAATTGCTGCCCGGCTGGCTGCGCCATTGCCAGCGCATCGGCGCCCAGCCCCAGCTGCAGATTCTCGACATCGACCATTTCAAACAGGTCAACGATCAGCACGGCCATCAGGTCGGCGACCAGCTGCTGCGCGAAATCACCGAGCTGTTGCGCTCGCAGCTGCGCGGCAACGACCTGCTGATCCGCTGGGGAGGCGAGGAATTCGTCGTGCTGTCGGCCGGCCACGGCGACGACGACGCGCTGGCGGAACGGCTGCGCCTGGCGGTGTCGCGTCACGCGATGGACGCCGCGGCCGGCCCGATCCACGTCACCATCAGCATAGGCCTGTGCCAGTGGCGGGAGCCGGAAACGCTGGAGTCGGCGGTGTCGCGCGCCGACAAGGCGCTGTACGCCGCCAAGCAGGGCGGCCGCAATCGCGTCTGCCGCGCCGAACCGGTGAACGGCGCCGACATCGAGGACTCGGCGGCGACATGA
- a CDS encoding D-2-hydroxyacid dehydrogenase family protein, giving the protein MSSIRLLVPDDYQNIVPQLAELHRHPDVVCRGVGDLSRAPDADAALAEADALLLIRERTVVDAALLARMPRLKLVSQTGKLARNIDVDACSRAGVAVVEGSGSPHAPAELSWLLIMAARRRLLESVDSLRHGDWQGPAGRVVRDATLGILGFGKIGKLVAGYGRAFGMQVLVWGSERAREEALALGYRAAASREAFFAEADIVSLHQRLVPATTGNVGPADLAAMKPDALLVNTSRAELIAPGALQAALDAGRPGFAALDVFEREPVYDTAHPLFGRPNVLCTPHLGYAEEASYRQYLEIACDNALRFFGGDTAHVLNPEVLG; this is encoded by the coding sequence ATGTCTTCTATCCGCCTGCTGGTTCCCGACGACTACCAGAACATCGTCCCGCAACTCGCCGAACTGCATCGCCATCCGGACGTCGTCTGCCGCGGCGTCGGCGACCTGTCCCGCGCGCCCGACGCCGACGCCGCGCTGGCCGAAGCCGACGCGCTGCTGCTGATCCGCGAGCGCACCGTCGTCGACGCGGCGCTGCTGGCGCGCATGCCCCGCTTGAAGCTGGTCAGCCAGACCGGCAAGCTGGCGCGCAATATCGATGTCGACGCCTGCAGCCGCGCCGGCGTCGCCGTCGTCGAGGGCAGCGGCTCGCCGCACGCGCCGGCGGAACTGAGCTGGCTGTTGATCATGGCCGCGCGCCGTCGCCTGCTGGAATCGGTGGACAGCCTGCGCCACGGCGACTGGCAGGGACCGGCCGGCCGGGTCGTCCGCGACGCCACGCTGGGCATACTCGGCTTCGGCAAGATAGGCAAGCTGGTCGCCGGCTACGGTCGCGCCTTCGGCATGCAGGTGCTGGTCTGGGGCAGCGAGCGCGCCCGCGAGGAGGCGCTGGCGCTCGGCTACCGGGCCGCCGCCAGCCGCGAGGCCTTCTTCGCCGAGGCCGACATCGTTTCGCTGCACCAGCGACTGGTTCCGGCGACGACCGGCAATGTCGGCCCGGCCGACCTCGCGGCGATGAAGCCGGACGCGCTGCTGGTCAACACCAGCCGCGCCGAGCTGATCGCCCCCGGCGCGCTGCAGGCGGCGCTGGACGCCGGCCGCCCCGGCTTCGCCGCGCTCGACGTGTTCGAGCGGGAGCCGGTCTACGACACCGCCCACCCGCTGTTCGGCCGTCCCAATGTGCTGTGCACGCCGCACCTCGGCTACGCCGAGGAGGCCAGCTACCGCCAATATCTGGAAATCGCCTGCGACAACGCCCTGCGCTTCTTCGGCGGCGACACCGCCCACGTGCTCAATCCCGAAGTCCTGGGCTGA